From the genome of Peptoniphilus sp. ING2-D1G:
AAGTTATGATTAATCCTATTTCTTTACCTTTGCTGTTTTTTACCAATCTGTGAATTCCTGCTTCAAGAGCTCCTGTATCTGTAACTATACCTAAAAATCCACCAAGTACCAATACAAATATGGAAATGTCTATTGCATCAACAAATCCATAGTACGGCGACATGAATAAATCTGAAAATTGTGCTCTGGTTACTTCTGAAACAGGTTCTTCAGCTCCCTTTGGCAATACAGGATCAAATGTCATACCATTAAAGAAAAATGAAATCACAAATATTGCAATTAAAATTATAAAAAGAATACTAAATGCTGATATAGATCTTTTTTCTTTTTTCTTTTCCATTACATACACCTCTTTTATTTAGTGATGACTGTGCCTGTTTCTCCTGTGGCTGCATCCTTTGCCCTTTCAAGAGAAGTTATTATTGCAACAGCATCTTTTTTACTATTTTTTACAAAATTTTTGCAAGCCTCAACCTTTGGAAGCATTGAACCTTTAGCAAATTGACCTTCTTCTATATATTTATCAACTTCAGCTAATGTCATTGAATCTAAATTCTTTTGATTTTCAGTATTGAAATTGATGGCTACTTTTTCAACTGCAGTCAGAATTATAAGCATATCTGCATCTAAATCCATTGCCAGCTTTGCACTTGAAGAATCCTTGTCTATTACCGCCGGTATTCCTTCAAAGCCTTTTTCAGTTTCGATTACAGGTATTCCACCGCCACCTACAGTTATTACCACGTTGCCATTTTCAACTATTGATTTAACTACTTCTGACTCGACTATTTTCATAGGTTTCGGAGAGGCTACCACTCTTCTGTATCCTCTTCCGGAGTCCTCAACGAAGGTGTATCCCTTTTCTTCGGAAATTTTTTCAGATTCTTCCTTACCATAAAATGATCCTATGGGTTTAGTCGGATTTTTAAAAGCTTGATCATCTTTATCAACAACCACTTGGGTGACCACTGTCACGCATGTCTTATCGACAT
Proteins encoded in this window:
- the arcC gene encoding Carbamate kinase (Carbamate kinase is involved in the last step of the AD pathway, converting carbamoyl phosphate and ADP into ammonia, carbon dioxide and ATP; High confidence in function and specificity), whose protein sequence is MTKRIVIALGGNALGDTPEEQLKLVKETAKPIVELIKEGHEVMIGHGNGPQVGMINLAMEYASQSGAGTPGMPFPECGAMSQGYIGYHLQQAIGNELRRQNVDKTCVTVVTQVVVDKDDQAFKNPTKPIGSFYGKEESEKISEEKGYTFVEDSGRGYRRVVASPKPMKIVESEVVKSIVENGNVVITVGGGGIPVIETEKGFEGIPAVIDKDSSSAKLAMDLDADMLIILTAVEKVAINFNTENQKNLDSMTLAEVDKYIEEGQFAKGSMLPKVEACKNFVKNSKKDAVAIITSLERAKDAATGETGTVITK